TTATTGGGTGAAACGTCCGTCATCCGCTTTTTTTGCGGATTGCTGCAACGAGTTTTGGTGGGTTTCAACCTATGTGGCCAAAGGCTTGTGGAGACAAGAAATTACTTACGCGATGGACCACTTGAATATGGTTGTAAGACCGATGCTGATCAAAATGCTCGAGTGGAAGGTTGGCATTGACACTAATTTCTCGCTGAGCACCGGGAAAAATGGAAAATATTTAGAAAAGCACCTGCCAAAGCAAACCTGGCTGGCATTGCTGTCGACCTATCCGGAGGGGACATATGAAGGTGTGTGGAATGCCTTGTTTGTCGCAATGGATTTATTTCGCAGCACGGCGAAAGAGGTTGCGGAACTATTGAATTTCGAGTATCCGCTCGATGATGACAGAAAGGTCACGGCATACTTGATCCAGGTGCAGCAATTGGAGTCGGGAGCAAACTCAATGTAATCATTTATATCGTGAAATAAGCCAAAACCAGTCAAGCATATATTTGTTTGGCTGGTTTTTGTATGGAAGTGCAATTCCTTAAACCCCGCAACGAACGGGATGTGTGCTTCCGAAAGCTTTTCTGAATTTTTGAAAAATAGACAATAATGTTAACCTGCAGCTCCATTACGGTTGAGTCGGATGTAAGCATCGTGCTCGCCAGTAAAACTACTCGTTACAACGCATCGTTTCAATAAAAAGTCGTAAAACGCACAAACGAAAGTCGTAAAATGCACAATCAAATGACGTGTAAACAATGATAACATACTACAAAATTTGATGTGGTTTATGTTATCATCATGTTAAGAATAATAGGGACTGCCCAAGT
The window above is part of the Paenibacillus hamazuiensis genome. Proteins encoded here:
- a CDS encoding aminoglycoside 6-adenylyltransferase, encoding MRSEQEMMDLILDYARNDERVRAVGMNGSRTNPNVPKDMFQDYDIVFIVTDMNSFIADKNWVDCFGSRIIMQTPEDMDLFPPESDGRFSYLMLFSDGNRIDLTLCPIAKKENWNGGDKLSIVLMDKDQILPNLPAPTDQDYWVKRPSSAFFADCCNEFWWVSTYVAKGLWRQEITYAMDHLNMVVRPMLIKMLEWKVGIDTNFSLSTGKNGKYLEKHLPKQTWLALLSTYPEGTYEGVWNALFVAMDLFRSTAKEVAELLNFEYPLDDDRKVTAYLIQVQQLESGANSM